In Phyllopteryx taeniolatus isolate TA_2022b chromosome 8, UOR_Ptae_1.2, whole genome shotgun sequence, one genomic interval encodes:
- the LOC133482575 gene encoding apolipoprotein A-I-like, which translates to MKFVALAVTLLLAIGSQAASLQADAPSPLAHARAAMDISLTKIKESAQRALDQLDDTEFKDFKVLLSTRLDELHTQLKTLQDSVSPLTDSVAITASEATQQFRDGVQADLKALKEELEPKREKLQEVIEKHIAEYHMLLDPVFKDYQVTHNAQMEALKNKLEPLMETLQTKVSTNVEETKEALIPIIESVRDKFNERLQALKDKVKPYVDDYKDQMTQVYDQVKAVKSDDVTALKEKITPLVDEIRVKIQMIFETLFAAFNKS; encoded by the exons ATGAAGTTTGTTGCTCTTGCTGTCACCTTGTTGCTGGCCATTG GCTCTCAGGCTGCTTCCCTGCAGGCTGACGCACCCAGTCCCCTGGCCCATGCCCGGGCTGCTATGGACATCTctctgacaaaaataaaagagagtGCCCAAAGGGCCCTTGACCAGCTTGATGATACCGAGTTCAAAGACTTTAA AGTTCTACTCAGTACACGCCTGGATGAATTGCACACTCAGCTAAAAACTCTGCAGGATTCCGTTTCTCCCTTGACCGACAGTGTGGCTATTACAGCCAGTGAAGCTACACAGCAATTCCGCGATGGTGTCCAGGCGGATTTAAAAGCCTTGAAAGAGGAACTTGAGCCCAAAAGAGAAAAACTGCAGGAGGTCattgaaaaacacattgcagAGTACCATATGCTTCTCGATCCTGTGTTCAAAGATTATCAGGTGACGCACAACGCTCAAATGGAGGCTCTGAAAAACAAGCTAGAGCCCCTTATGGAAACACTACAAACCAAAGTGTCTACCAATGTTGAGGAGACCAAGGAGGCTCTCATCCCCATTATCGAGTCTGTGCGTGACAAGTTTAATGAACGTCTGCAGGCTCTGAAAGATAAGGTAAAACCCTATGTGGATGACTATAAAGACCAGATGACGCAGGTGTACGACCAAGTAAAAGCCGTCAAATCAGATGACGTCACTGCCCTGAAAGAGAAGATTACCCCTTTAGTTGATGAGATCAGGGTGAAAATCCAAATGATCTTCGAGACCCTCTTTGCAGCCTTCAACAAGAGCTAA